Proteins encoded by one window of Scatophagus argus isolate fScaArg1 chromosome 4, fScaArg1.pri, whole genome shotgun sequence:
- the zgc:65851 gene encoding low molecular weight neuronal intermediate filament: protein MSYSSEIYSSSSYRKIFGDAPRSGRVGLGGSSSPSRLHPVGYRSSHRTYGSPSVISSTTYRKTAAPGRVFSSMPDSMMDLTQSTAVTNELKIIRTNEKEQLQGLNDRFVSFIEKVHNLEQQNKVLEAEVTMLRQRNNEPSRLHELYEQEIRELRARVEELTHEKSQMHLDCVQMNDTLERVREKLEEETRLREEAENTLKGYRKDVDDATLARLELEKKVESLLDEIAFLRKVHEEELQELQASLQATQVSVEMDVSKPDLTAALKDIRAQYESLSARNQAQAEEWYRSKFASVTEAAARNQDAIKHSKEELSEYRRQVQARTLEIEALRGHNEALERQIAEMEDRHNNEMGEMQDTIQQLEAALRSTKGEMSRHLREYQDLLNVKMALDIEIAAYRKLLEGEECRLSSVGGAMVQSGYPGFSYTSARTYTLGAYRRPGAKPEEEEEEAEEEEEEGEENEEEGEEGEEGDDQEEGEGEAEEEEEEEEEEEEEEDKPKEKEDKEEKEKKKESPTGKNSKS, encoded by the exons GAGTTACTCAAGTGAAAtctacagcagcagctcctATCGGAAGATCTTCGGAGATGCCCCCCGGTCGGGTCGCGTGGGGCTtggcggcagcagcagcccGTCCCGTCTGCACCCTGTGGGATACCGCAGCAGCCACCGCACCTATGGTTCACCCTCCGTGATATCCTCCACCACCTACCGCAAGACAGCGGCACCCGGCCGCGTCTTCTCCTCCATGCCGGATTCCATGATGGACCTGACTCAGTCCACCGCGGTCACCAACGAGCTCAAGATCATCCGCACCAACGagaaggagcagctgcagggccTCAACGACCGCTTCGTGTCTTTCATTGAAAAAGTGCACAACCTGGAGCAGCAAAATAAAGTCCTGGAGGCAGAGGTCACGATGCTGCGGCAGCGCAACAATGAGCCCTCGCGCCTGCACGAGCTGTATGAGCAGGAGATCCGCGAGCTGCGGGCGCGCGTGGAGGAGCTGACGCACGAGAAGAGCCAGATGCACCTGGACTGCGTGCAGATGAACGACACGCTGGAGCGCgtgagagagaagctggaggaggagaccAGGCTGCGCGAGGAGGCGGAGAACACCCTGAAGGGCTACCGGAAGGACGTGGACGACGCCACCTTGGCGCGCTTGGAGCTGGAGAAGAAAGTGGAGTCCCTGCTGGATGAGATCGCCTTCCTGAGGAAAGTTCatgaggaggagctgcaggagctgcaggcgTCTCTGCAGGCCACACAG GTGTCTGTGGAGATGGACGTGAGCAAACCGGACCTGACTGCTGCCCTGAAGGACATCCGGGCTCAGTATGAGAGTCTCTCGGCCAGGAACCAGGCCCAGGCAGAGGAGTGGTACCGCTCCAAGTTTGCCAGCGTGACCGAGGCAGCTGCCCGCAACCAGGATGCCATAAAGCACTCTAAGGAGGAGCTGAGCGAGTACCGTAGGCAGGTGCAGGCCCGCACCCTGGAGATCGAGGCCCTCAGGGGCCACAACGAGGCTCTGGAGAGGCAGATTGCCGAGATGGAGGATCGTCATAACAATGAAATGGGAGAGATGCAG gataCCATTCAGCAGCTGGAAGCTGCCCTGCGCAGCACCAAAGGAGAAATGTCCCGCCATCTCCGTGAATACCAGGACCTGCTCAACGTCAAGATGGCGCTGGACATTGAGATCGCTGCCTACAG gAAGCTGTTGGAGGGCGAGGAGTGTCGCCTAAGCTCTGTCGGTGGAGCCATGGTCCAGTCCGGCTACCCCGGCTTCTCCTACACATCTGCTCGCACCTACACCCTCGGAGCCTACAGGAGGCCTGGAGCCAAgcctgaagaggaggaagaggaggcggaagaggaggaggaagagggagaagagaatgaggaggagggagaagagggagaggagggagatgacCAGGaagagggtgagggtgaggcagaggaggaggaagaggaggaagaggaggaggaggaagaggaggacaagccaaaagagaaggaggacaaggaggagaaggagaagaagaaggagagccCCACCGGCAAGAACAGCAAGAGCTAA